GGGCGGTCGGAAGGGCGCTGCGCGCCACACGGGACCTGACCCGCCGGTCCGTCCTGTAGATCGAGGAGCGCGCGTGCGGAGCACGCCCGCGTCACGAGATCGACAGGCGCGCACGGCTCGCCGACCCTCCGGTTTCGTGACGGCTGCGGGCTGCGCCCGCGGCCTCCTCAACCTACGGGGCTGCCCTCAGACGAACGCCGACTGCCCGGTGATCGCACGGCCGACGATGAGCGAGTTCATCTGCGCGGTGCCCTCGTAGGTGTAGAGCGCCTCCGCGTCGGCGAAGAAGCGCGCCACGTCATAGTCGGTGACGATGCCGTTGCCGCCGCACACCTCGCGGCACCACGACACGACCTCGCGCATCCGCGTCGTCGCGTAGGCCTTCGCGAGCGCCGAGTGGGCATCCTCCTGCCGACCCTCGTCGAGCATCCGGGACACCTGCACGCACAGCGCGATCGAGGCGGTGATGTGCCCGAGCGACTTCGCGAGCAGGTCCTGCACGAGCTGGTGCCCGGCGATTGGCGTGCCGAACTGCACGCGCTCGGTCGTGTAGCGCACGGCGGCCTCGTAGGCGCCGACCATCACGCCGACGGCGCTCCAGGCGACCTCCGCGCGCGTCAGGCGCAGCACGCGCGCCGTGTCGCGGAAGCTGGTGGCGCCCTGCAGTCGCAACGACTCCGGCACGCGCACGCCCTCGAGCACGATGTCGGCGTTCTGCACCATGCGGAGCGAGATCTTGCGCTCGATCTTGGTGGCTGTGAAGCCCTCGGTGTCGGTCGGCACGATGAAGCCCTTGACCTGGCCGTCCGCGGCATCCTTCGCCCAGATGACGACGATGTCGGCGTGCGTGGCGTTGCCGATCCAGCGCTTCGCGCCGTCGATGACCCACTCGTCCCCCTCGCGCCGGGCGGTGGTGCGCAGGCCCTGCGCGGAGTCCGAGCCCGAGAGCGGCTCGGTGAGACCGAAGCCGCCGACCACCGAGCAGTCGGCGAGCTTCGGCAGCCACTCTGCGCGCTGCTCGTCGCTGCCTCCGACGCCGATGGAGCCGGCGACGAGGCCGTTCTGCACGCCCACGAAGGTCGAGACGGATGCGTCGATGCGGCTCATCTCGAGCGCCACCCAGCCGCGGTAGACGGCGGAGTTCTCGAACCGGGCGGTCTCTGCCCAGCCCGGCCCGACGACGCCGAGGGCGGCGATGCCCGGGATGAGGTCCATCGGGAACGCGTCGCGGTGCCAGTGGTCGTCGATGACGGGTCGCACCTGCTCCTCCATGAACGTGCGGATCTCGGCCAGCGATGCCTGCTCGGCCTCGGTGAGATCGGCGGCGAAGCCGTAGAAGTCGCTCGTGAGCGGCGTGAACGTCATTGCTCCTCGGTTCCTGTCGATGGGCGGCCGAAGCCGCGGTGCTCGCGGCCGACGGCCGTCGACGTCAGGCTACGTCGCAGGCGCGTCTGCCGACGCTCGGTTGGTACGCTCGTGCCAATCTGCCCGAAGGAGACCGCCGCGTGTTTGTGCCGATCGCCAACGAGCCGAGGGACTACGCGTGGGGCAGCGACCGGCTGCTCGCCGACTACCTCGGACGAACCCCCTCCGGAGGGCCGGAGGCGGAGCTCTGGCTCGGCGCGCATCCCGGATGCCCCTCGACGGTCACCACCGGCGCGCACGCGGGCCTCGACCTGGGCGCTGCGATCGACGCCGAGGACGGCCGGCCGCCAGCCATGCTGCTGAAGGTGCTGGCCGCGGCGGAGCCGCTCTCGCTGCAGGCGCACCCGGATGCGGCGCGTGCCAGAGAGGGCTTCGAGCGTGAGGATGCCGCGGGCATCCCGCGCGACGCCCCGCACCGCAACTACCGGGACCCGTTCCCGAAGCCGGAGCTGATCGTCGCGGTGACGCCCTTCGAGGCGCTCAGCGGGTTCCGGCCGGCCGAGCAGGCCGCCGAGGTGCTCGACGCGCTCGCCGCCGTCGACGCG
The window above is part of the Agrococcus sp. ARC_14 genome. Proteins encoded here:
- a CDS encoding acyl-CoA dehydrogenase family protein — translated: MTFTPLTSDFYGFAADLTEAEQASLAEIRTFMEEQVRPVIDDHWHRDAFPMDLIPGIAALGVVGPGWAETARFENSAVYRGWVALEMSRIDASVSTFVGVQNGLVAGSIGVGGSDEQRAEWLPKLADCSVVGGFGLTEPLSGSDSAQGLRTTARREGDEWVIDGAKRWIGNATHADIVVIWAKDAADGQVKGFIVPTDTEGFTATKIERKISLRMVQNADIVLEGVRVPESLRLQGATSFRDTARVLRLTRAEVAWSAVGVMVGAYEAAVRYTTERVQFGTPIAGHQLVQDLLAKSLGHITASIALCVQVSRMLDEGRQEDAHSALAKAYATTRMREVVSWCREVCGGNGIVTDYDVARFFADAEALYTYEGTAQMNSLIVGRAITGQSAFV